In the Chitinophagales bacterium genome, one interval contains:
- the nuoF gene encoding NADH-quinone oxidoreductase subunit NuoF, giving the protein MSRKLLLKNAHISGIETYEVYRKNGGYASTEKALKMTPEEIVTEVQKSGLRGRGGAGFPTGMKWSFLAKPEGVPRYLVCNADESEPGTFKDRFIMEKLPHLLVEGMINSCFALGANVGHIFIRGEYMWIVDILEKAIAEAKNAGWLGKNIQKSGFDCELYVTPGAGAYICGEETALLEALEGKRGNPRMKPPFPAVKGLYQCPTVVNNVETIAAVVPIIEMSGEEYAKIGIGKSTGTKLISASGNINKPGIYEIELGMKMEEFIYSDEWLGGIPKGKRMKACIPGGSSMPILPANLVCKTATGEDRLFSYEGLNDGGFETGTMLGSGGFMLYDEDQCIVRNTWNFSRFYHHESCGQCSPCREGTGWLEKVLHKIEYGHGTMSDIDLLWDIQKSIDGNTICPLGEAAAWPVAAALRHFRDEFEWHVKNPQLCITQNFGIHTYADVRPVAVAQAAN; this is encoded by the coding sequence ATGTCACGCAAACTACTACTTAAAAACGCGCACATCTCAGGAATTGAGACTTATGAAGTCTATCGCAAGAATGGAGGCTATGCTTCTACAGAAAAGGCATTGAAGATGACCCCTGAAGAAATCGTCACCGAAGTACAAAAGTCTGGACTTCGCGGTCGTGGAGGAGCAGGCTTCCCTACGGGAATGAAATGGAGCTTTCTAGCCAAACCAGAAGGTGTACCTCGATATTTGGTTTGCAATGCTGATGAATCAGAACCTGGAACCTTCAAGGATCGGTTTATTATGGAGAAGCTGCCACATCTTTTGGTAGAAGGTATGATTAATTCTTGCTTTGCCTTAGGAGCGAATGTAGGTCATATCTTTATCCGTGGAGAATATATGTGGATAGTTGACATTTTAGAAAAAGCTATCGCCGAAGCTAAAAATGCAGGTTGGTTGGGTAAGAATATTCAGAAATCAGGATTTGATTGTGAGCTTTATGTTACGCCGGGTGCAGGTGCTTATATATGTGGCGAAGAAACTGCTTTGTTAGAGGCATTAGAAGGTAAGCGAGGTAATCCTCGCATGAAGCCACCATTTCCAGCGGTTAAAGGACTTTATCAGTGCCCTACTGTAGTCAATAATGTAGAAACAATAGCAGCGGTTGTTCCTATCATTGAAATGAGCGGAGAAGAATATGCTAAAATAGGTATTGGCAAGAGTACAGGAACTAAGCTAATTTCTGCATCTGGTAATATTAATAAACCTGGTATCTATGAAATAGAGCTAGGGATGAAGATGGAAGAATTTATCTATTCGGATGAGTGGCTAGGAGGAATCCCTAAAGGTAAGCGAATGAAGGCTTGTATTCCAGGTGGAAGTTCTATGCCTATTTTACCTGCCAATTTAGTTTGTAAAACCGCCACAGGCGAAGACCGATTATTTTCTTATGAAGGATTAAATGATGGTGGGTTTGAAACAGGAACTATGCTAGGCTCTGGTGGATTTATGCTCTATGATGAAGACCAGTGTATCGTGCGTAATACTTGGAATTTTTCTCGTTTCTATCACCATGAAAGCTGTGGACAATGTAGTCCATGCCGAGAAGGAACAGGCTGGCTAGAAAAAGTACTGCATAAAATAGAGTATGGTCATGGTACTATGTCAGATATAGATTTATTATGGGATATTCAAAAATCAATAGACGGGAATACCATATGCCCTCTAGGTGAAGCTGCCGCATGGCCTGTAGCTGCTGCACTCCGTCATTTTAGAGATGAATTTGAATGGCATGTGAAAAATCCACAGCTGTGTATAACCCAAAATTTTGGTATTCATACCTATGCCGATGTGAGACCTGTAGCGGTGGCACAGGCAGCAAACTAA
- a CDS encoding DUF4349 domain-containing protein: protein MKWIFYFLSLVLVSCNEAKMSHESIGASDAAVSSPMAVEESKAAIEPVNGNAVNLNTYDRKIIKNALLTFESEKPEENVRLITQLVTKNQGYLISNNQSKLDNLTEYRISFKVPFQKFDAVLIDLEKNGGTLIDKNVSSQDVTEEFIDNESQVKAQKELEQRYLQLVKQAKTIKDMLEIEAKLSEVRANIERIEGRQRFLQNNTQFSQFEITILDKDSQLSNNYFMKLKNSFKDGWDNVFTLVLWFIELLPFILVIFGIYYLIKKKKISLNLFNKKKD from the coding sequence ATGAAGTGGATCTTTTATTTTTTGAGTTTAGTCTTGGTTTCTTGTAATGAAGCTAAGATGAGCCATGAATCAATAGGTGCATCCGATGCAGCAGTTAGTTCTCCAATGGCAGTAGAGGAATCAAAAGCAGCGATTGAACCAGTAAATGGCAATGCTGTCAATCTCAATACCTATGATAGAAAGATAATCAAAAATGCCTTGCTCACTTTTGAATCAGAAAAGCCAGAAGAAAACGTGAGATTGATTACACAATTGGTAACAAAAAATCAAGGATATCTTATATCTAACAATCAATCAAAACTTGATAATCTCACAGAATATCGAATAAGCTTTAAAGTTCCATTTCAAAAATTTGATGCTGTACTTATTGACTTAGAAAAAAATGGTGGTACACTCATAGATAAAAATGTATCGAGCCAAGATGTGACAGAAGAATTTATAGACAATGAATCGCAAGTAAAGGCTCAAAAAGAACTAGAGCAACGATATTTACAACTGGTCAAGCAGGCTAAGACGATTAAAGATATGCTAGAAATAGAAGCTAAACTGAGTGAAGTAAGAGCCAATATCGAACGTATCGAAGGTCGGCAGCGCTTTTTACAAAATAATACGCAATTTAGTCAGTTTGAGATAACCATTTTAGATAAGGATAGCCAACTGTCTAATAACTATTTTATGAAGTTGAAGAATTCGTTTAAAGATGGGTGGGATAATGTGTTTACATTGGTCTTATGGTTTATAGAATTATTGCCGTTTATTTTGGTAATTTTCGGAATATACTATCTTATCAAGAAGAAAAAAATCAGTTTGAATTTATTTAATAAGAAGAAAGATTAA
- a CDS encoding NAD(P)H-dependent oxidoreductase subunit E, producing MVKVTEAPEKPQFKAETMQEVQRIIAQYPEGKQKSALLRVLHIAQAEFGGWLSVNTLNYVAEVLSLKPIEVYEVASFYSMYNLKPVGKYMLEFCHTATCATAGVESLIDYTCKKLGIKSGETTADGMFTIKEVECLGACGYAPMLQLGKSYREHLTPEKIDALIEELKSK from the coding sequence ATGGTAAAAGTAACAGAAGCCCCAGAAAAGCCACAATTCAAAGCAGAAACCATGCAAGAGGTGCAGCGGATTATCGCTCAATATCCTGAAGGCAAACAAAAAAGTGCTTTACTAAGAGTATTACACATAGCTCAGGCAGAATTTGGCGGCTGGTTAAGTGTCAATACTCTGAATTATGTAGCAGAGGTATTGAGTCTAAAGCCAATAGAAGTATATGAAGTAGCAAGTTTCTATTCGATGTATAATCTAAAACCTGTTGGCAAATATATGCTAGAGTTTTGTCATACGGCTACGTGTGCTACTGCGGGTGTGGAGAGTTTGATTGACTATACTTGCAAAAAGCTAGGTATAAAATCTGGCGAGACTACTGCTGATGGAATGTTTACAATCAAAGAAGTAGAATGTCTCGGTGCTTGTGGATATGCCCCCATGCTACAGTTGGGTAAAAGTTATCGAGAGCATTTGACACCTGAGAAAATAGATGCCTTGATAGAAGAATTAAAAAGTAAATAG